Proteins from one uncultured Desulfuromonas sp. genomic window:
- a CDS encoding anaerobic ribonucleoside-triphosphate reductase activating protein, translating to MGIKGFQGTSVLDFPGRIASLVFYGGCNLSCGFCHNSTLIDDFDQYPDMPVEALLDALQQRVGFIDGVVISGGEPTLAPTLASTLMQIKRLGLAVKLDTNGLRPDVMAQLMDQQLLDYVALDVKTSPERYGELHHRPVALGELKKSVDLLLGGEVGYEFRTTCVPGLVEEKDIRNMAKLLDGGQRWILQQYVAEHAMDETMQQCGAFSPQVLHGYADVARRHVQQVELRGL from the coding sequence GTGGGTATTAAAGGTTTCCAGGGCACCAGTGTTCTAGATTTTCCAGGTCGGATTGCCTCGCTGGTGTTTTACGGCGGGTGCAATTTGAGCTGCGGTTTTTGTCACAACTCCACCCTGATCGATGACTTTGATCAATATCCTGATATGCCAGTGGAAGCGTTGCTCGACGCATTGCAGCAACGTGTTGGCTTTATCGATGGTGTGGTCATCTCTGGTGGCGAGCCGACCCTGGCTCCAACTCTGGCGTCAACCTTGATGCAGATTAAACGATTGGGTCTGGCGGTTAAACTCGATACCAACGGTCTGCGACCCGACGTGATGGCACAGCTGATGGATCAGCAGTTGCTCGATTATGTGGCCCTCGACGTTAAAACCTCGCCGGAGCGCTATGGTGAGCTGCATCACCGGCCGGTCGCGTTGGGTGAATTGAAAAAAAGTGTCGATCTGTTGTTGGGTGGCGAAGTTGGTTATGAGTTTCGCACCACCTGTGTTCCGGGGTTGGTCGAAGAAAAAGATATTCGGAATATGGCCAAGCTGCTTGACGGCGGACAGCGCTGGATTTTACAACAATATGTTGCCGAGCATGCCATGGATGAAACCATGCAGCAATGTGGGGCGTTTTCTCCTCAGGTGTTGCATGGCTATGCTGACGTGGCCCGGAGGCATGTTCAACAGGTGGAGCTGCGCGGGTTGTAA
- a CDS encoding chemotaxis protein CheW, producing MDADDLGQINQYLTFKLDDEVFALGIAKVREVLDFSDVTKVPQTPVFMRGVINLRGNVVPVVDMRIKFSMSETETTVNTCIIITEVEMDGEPSILGALVDSVQEVLEIDPGQIEPPPRIGTNLDTAFIQGMGKHNEEFIILLDIDKVFSADEISLIQAVD from the coding sequence ATGGATGCAGACGATCTTGGACAGATTAATCAGTATTTGACCTTTAAGCTCGATGACGAGGTCTTTGCTTTGGGGATCGCCAAAGTACGAGAGGTCCTCGATTTTAGCGATGTTACGAAAGTGCCGCAGACGCCTGTTTTTATGCGCGGTGTAATCAATCTTCGCGGCAATGTGGTCCCTGTGGTCGACATGCGGATTAAGTTCAGCATGAGTGAGACTGAAACCACAGTGAATACGTGCATTATTATTACTGAGGTGGAGATGGATGGTGAGCCGAGCATACTTGGTGCCCTGGTTGATTCGGTGCAAGAAGTGCTTGAGATTGATCCTGGTCAGATTGAACCGCCACCACGTATCGGTACCAATCTTGATACTGCGTTTATACAGGGCATGGGAAAGCACAATGAGGAGTTTATTATCCTCCTTGACATTGACAAGGTGTTTTCGGCGGATGAGATCTCGTTGATTCAGGCGGTTGATTAA
- a CDS encoding methyl-accepting chemotaxis protein, protein MSVLFLISLGVYQITLSYSQKSYDRILHYVEKSKTTTLNIDRLMLNSLRAEKDFLLRKDITYKEKVDKILAQMVEETSSLKKLQKELGNTKTIEDVDKIDQAIASYRNAFFELVDRWVLMGLDEKSGLQEKFRAAAHSVEETTEELNNPALQALYLTLRKNEKDYLLRGADKYVAAIAADIPIFIDAINATDADETVKTKEIANVKLYQNTFQALVEAKAAVAEEAEIMRTAIHQIEPLVENLLKKMEAESDRQEEVVVTDIAARSKMALGCGSGALILALLIAILITRAITRPILQGVDFAKALSKGDLTRTLDIVQKDEVGQLAKALNEMIEQLKAIVGDVRAASNNVASGSQELSASSEEMSQGATEQAAAAEEASSSMEQMAANIKQNADNAMQTEKIALKSSQDAQSGGEAVVETVKAMKDIAEKISIIEEIARQTNLLALNAAIEAARAGEHGKGFAVVASEVRKLAERSQSAAAEISDLSSSSVEVAENAGDMLAKMVPDIQRTAELVQEIAAASKEQDAGADQVNKAIQQLDQVIQQNAAAAEEMASTSEELNAQAAQLQGSIAFFKLDSSATKRLVSPTVSPKAPALKEVMPTRKAEPTQKEAGGLMLDMATGKDALDREFEEY, encoded by the coding sequence GTGTCTGTTCTGTTCTTGATCTCCCTTGGCGTCTATCAGATTACCCTGAGTTATAGCCAGAAAAGTTATGATCGAATTCTGCACTATGTTGAGAAGTCGAAAACAACCACGTTAAATATTGATCGATTGATGTTGAATTCACTCCGAGCGGAAAAAGACTTTCTGTTGCGCAAAGACATCACGTACAAAGAGAAAGTCGATAAAATTCTTGCGCAGATGGTTGAGGAAACATCCAGCCTGAAAAAACTTCAGAAGGAGTTGGGGAATACCAAAACCATAGAGGACGTGGACAAAATTGATCAAGCGATTGCCAGTTACCGCAATGCCTTCTTTGAACTTGTTGATCGGTGGGTTTTGATGGGCTTGGATGAGAAAAGCGGTTTGCAGGAAAAATTTAGAGCTGCGGCACATTCTGTGGAGGAAACGACTGAAGAATTGAACAATCCCGCCCTTCAGGCTCTTTACCTGACGCTGCGTAAAAATGAAAAAGATTACCTCCTGCGCGGTGCGGATAAATATGTTGCTGCGATTGCCGCCGATATTCCGATTTTTATTGATGCAATCAACGCGACAGATGCAGATGAGACCGTCAAGACGAAGGAAATCGCCAATGTCAAACTATATCAGAACACCTTCCAGGCACTTGTGGAGGCGAAAGCCGCAGTTGCGGAAGAGGCTGAAATAATGCGCACCGCCATCCATCAGATTGAGCCACTGGTCGAGAATCTGTTAAAGAAAATGGAGGCTGAATCGGACAGGCAGGAAGAGGTTGTGGTGACAGACATTGCCGCACGTTCGAAAATGGCTCTTGGTTGCGGCAGTGGCGCGCTGATTTTGGCACTCCTCATTGCCATTCTTATCACACGGGCAATAACGCGACCAATCCTGCAAGGGGTGGATTTTGCCAAAGCCTTATCAAAAGGCGATCTGACAAGGACGCTGGATATTGTCCAAAAAGATGAAGTTGGACAACTTGCCAAGGCACTCAACGAGATGATCGAACAGCTTAAAGCCATTGTCGGTGATGTGCGCGCCGCCTCCAATAATGTGGCCTCCGGCAGTCAGGAGCTGTCGGCCAGTTCTGAGGAGATGAGTCAGGGGGCCACCGAGCAGGCTGCTGCGGCTGAAGAAGCCTCTTCATCCATGGAACAGATGGCCGCCAATATTAAACAGAATGCTGATAACGCTATGCAGACCGAGAAAATTGCCCTTAAATCCTCTCAGGATGCCCAAAGCGGTGGTGAGGCCGTTGTGGAAACCGTCAAGGCGATGAAAGATATCGCCGAGAAGATTTCCATCATTGAGGAAATCGCCCGACAGACCAACCTGCTGGCCCTTAACGCTGCGATTGAAGCTGCTCGCGCCGGTGAACATGGCAAAGGGTTTGCCGTGGTTGCTTCCGAAGTGCGTAAGCTGGCCGAACGCAGCCAAAGTGCTGCGGCAGAAATAAGCGACCTTTCCTCCAGCAGTGTTGAGGTGGCGGAAAATGCAGGAGACATGTTGGCTAAGATGGTCCCTGATATTCAACGCACGGCAGAACTGGTCCAGGAGATTGCTGCGGCCAGCAAAGAACAGGATGCCGGTGCCGATCAGGTCAATAAGGCGATTCAGCAGCTTGATCAGGTCATTCAGCAAAATGCGGCCGCTGCCGAAGAGATGGCTTCCACTTCTGAGGAACTCAACGCCCAGGCGGCTCAATTACAGGGGTCTATTGCATTCTTTAAGCTCGATTCCAGCGCAACAAAGCGCCTGGTCAGTCCAACGGTTTCGCCCAAGGCTCCAGCATTGAAGGAGGTAATGCCGACACGAAAAGCCGAGCCGACGCAAAAAGAGGCTGGTGGATTAATGCTTGATATGGCAACAGGAAAAGACGCACTGGATCGTGAGTTTGAAGAATATTGA
- the gatC gene encoding Asp-tRNA(Asn)/Glu-tRNA(Gln) amidotransferase subunit GatC — protein MKITRSEVENVARLARLALADDELDRLTGEMDAILGYVEQLNELDTDDIIPMAHAVPLENAFRADEVTASLGTDKALANAPNPDDGCFGVPKVIE, from the coding sequence ATGAAAATCACCCGTAGCGAAGTGGAAAACGTGGCCCGGCTGGCACGTCTGGCCCTGGCGGATGACGAGCTGGATCGGCTGACCGGCGAAATGGATGCCATTCTCGGCTATGTGGAACAGCTTAACGAGCTGGACACCGACGACATTATTCCCATGGCCCATGCGGTTCCGCTGGAAAATGCGTTCCGTGCCGATGAGGTTACTGCGTCTCTGGGCACGGACAAAGCGCTGGCCAATGCCCCGAACCCGGATGACGGCTGCTTCGGCGTCCCCAAGGTTATTGAATAA
- the gatA gene encoding Asp-tRNA(Asn)/Glu-tRNA(Gln) amidotransferase subunit GatA, whose translation MQLTDLTIHDMQQRMADGSLTSVELTEAFLQRIKDTDERLNAFITVCDDEALEAARQADAQRAAGNVQPLTGIPVALKDIFITEGLRTTCASKILGDYCPPYDGTAVRKLKEQGAVIVGKLNMDEFAMGSSNENSGYGPVRNPWNLDCVPGGSSGGSAVAVAARQAVATLGTDTGGSIRMPASHCGVVGLKPSYGRVSRYGVIAYASSLDQVGPMTRDVRDCAIMLGAVAGYDPADSTSVDMPVPDYLENLEQGVAGKKIGLPKEYFIDGLDAEVKQAIDAAVETYRKLGAEIVEVSLPHTKYAVACYYVVATAEASSNLARYDGVRFGERVDEGNGLIDMYMQTRSQGFGDEVKRRIMLGTYALSSGYYDAYYLKAQKVRSLIRQDFLDAFEQVDCILTPVAPTAAFKLGEKMADPLTMYLSDIFTISTNLAGICGLSLPCGRTAQGLPIGVQLLGKPFGEAELLQTAYAYEQATAWHTQGPEL comes from the coding sequence ATGCAACTGACAGACCTGACCATCCATGACATGCAACAACGCATGGCGGACGGCTCCCTGACTTCTGTGGAGCTGACCGAGGCGTTTCTGCAACGGATTAAAGACACCGACGAACGGTTGAATGCGTTTATTACCGTGTGTGACGACGAAGCTCTTGAAGCGGCCCGCCAGGCCGATGCCCAACGTGCAGCCGGTAACGTGCAGCCGCTCACCGGCATTCCCGTAGCCTTGAAAGATATCTTCATCACCGAAGGCTTGCGCACCACCTGCGCGTCAAAAATTCTCGGTGATTACTGCCCGCCCTACGATGGCACGGCGGTTCGCAAGCTCAAGGAGCAGGGTGCGGTGATCGTCGGCAAACTCAACATGGACGAATTCGCCATGGGCAGTTCCAACGAGAACAGCGGCTATGGCCCGGTACGCAATCCATGGAACCTCGATTGTGTTCCTGGTGGTTCTTCCGGTGGTTCGGCCGTTGCCGTGGCGGCACGTCAGGCCGTGGCGACCCTCGGTACCGACACCGGCGGTTCGATCCGTATGCCCGCCTCCCATTGCGGTGTGGTCGGGCTGAAGCCCAGCTACGGCCGGGTATCGCGCTATGGAGTGATCGCCTACGCCTCGTCGCTGGATCAGGTTGGTCCGATGACTCGCGACGTGCGCGACTGCGCCATCATGCTCGGCGCTGTGGCTGGTTATGATCCGGCCGATTCCACCTCGGTTGATATGCCGGTACCTGATTACCTGGAGAATCTCGAGCAGGGCGTGGCCGGCAAAAAGATCGGCTTGCCCAAGGAATATTTCATCGACGGCCTTGATGCTGAAGTCAAGCAGGCCATTGACGCTGCGGTGGAGACCTACCGCAAGCTCGGCGCTGAAATCGTCGAAGTCAGCCTGCCCCACACCAAGTACGCGGTGGCCTGTTACTACGTGGTGGCCACGGCTGAAGCCTCAAGTAACCTGGCCCGCTACGACGGCGTGCGTTTCGGTGAGCGTGTCGACGAAGGCAACGGCCTCATCGACATGTACATGCAGACCCGCTCGCAGGGCTTTGGCGACGAGGTTAAACGGCGCATTATGCTCGGCACCTATGCGCTCTCTTCCGGCTACTACGATGCTTATTACCTCAAGGCTCAAAAAGTGCGTTCGCTGATCCGTCAGGATTTCCTCGACGCTTTTGAGCAGGTGGACTGCATCCTGACCCCGGTGGCACCGACCGCAGCGTTTAAGCTTGGTGAAAAAATGGCTGATCCGTTAACCATGTACCTGTCCGATATTTTCACCATCTCCACCAACCTGGCCGGGATCTGCGGATTGAGTCTGCCGTGCGGGCGCACCGCGCAAGGGCTGCCCATTGGCGTGCAACTGCTCGGCAAGCCGTTTGGTGAAGCGGAGCTGTTGCAGACCGCCTATGCCTACGAGCAGGCCACCGCCTGGCACACACAGGGTCCTGAACTTTAA
- the gatB gene encoding Asp-tRNA(Asn)/Glu-tRNA(Gln) amidotransferase subunit GatB, producing MSDMRDKYEVVIGLEVHVQLTTKTKIFCGCSTQFGNQPNSQTCPVCLGLPGALPVLNRQVVENAIKAGLATNCQISPRSIFARKNYFYPDLPKGYQISQFELPICEHGHLDIESDHREAQKIGITRIHMEEDAGKLLHSDDVGAGSRVDLNRACTPLLEVVSEPDMRSSDEAIAYLKKLHQIVMYLGICDGNLEEGSFRCDANVSVRPWGQAEFGTRAELKNINSFRFIKEAIEYEIDRQIELVEDGGTVVQETRLFDSNSGLTRSMRGKEEAHDYRYFPDPDLVPLIISDEWVSDVREGLPELPEAKKARFAEQYGLPERDTEILTAERALAEYFDACAQLHKDAKACANWVMGDVQRRRNDEGLSVADIPVTPELLVGILKRIDDKTISGKIAKTVFDEMWTTGKDADTVIDEKGLKQVTDTGAIEKMVDDVIAANPAQAQEFSEGKDKLLGFFVGQIMKASKGKANPGMVNELLRKKLRGE from the coding sequence GTGAGCGATATGAGAGATAAATACGAAGTTGTCATCGGACTGGAAGTGCATGTCCAGTTGACTACCAAAACCAAGATTTTCTGTGGCTGTTCCACGCAGTTCGGCAACCAGCCTAACTCGCAGACCTGCCCAGTGTGCCTCGGTCTGCCCGGAGCGCTGCCGGTACTCAACCGTCAGGTGGTGGAAAACGCCATCAAGGCCGGTTTGGCCACCAACTGCCAGATTTCGCCGCGGTCGATTTTTGCCCGGAAGAACTACTTCTACCCCGATTTGCCCAAAGGCTACCAGATCTCCCAGTTTGAGCTGCCCATCTGTGAACACGGTCATCTGGATATTGAAAGCGACCATCGCGAGGCGCAGAAGATCGGCATCACCCGCATCCACATGGAAGAAGATGCCGGTAAGCTGTTGCACAGTGACGATGTCGGGGCCGGATCACGCGTTGACCTCAACCGTGCCTGCACGCCGCTGCTCGAAGTGGTGTCCGAACCGGACATGCGCAGCTCCGATGAGGCGATTGCCTATCTGAAGAAACTGCACCAGATTGTCATGTACCTCGGTATCTGTGACGGCAACCTTGAAGAAGGCTCGTTCCGCTGCGATGCCAACGTGTCGGTCCGTCCCTGGGGGCAAGCCGAGTTTGGTACGCGTGCCGAGCTGAAGAACATCAACTCGTTCCGCTTCATCAAAGAAGCTATCGAGTATGAAATCGACCGCCAGATCGAGCTGGTCGAAGACGGCGGCACTGTGGTTCAGGAGACCCGTCTGTTTGACAGTAACAGCGGACTGACCCGGTCCATGCGTGGCAAGGAAGAAGCCCACGACTACCGTTACTTCCCCGATCCCGACCTGGTGCCGTTGATCATCAGCGATGAGTGGGTGAGTGATGTCCGCGAAGGTTTGCCTGAGCTGCCCGAAGCCAAGAAAGCGCGCTTTGCCGAGCAATACGGCCTGCCTGAACGCGATACGGAAATCCTCACCGCTGAGCGCGCCCTGGCCGAGTATTTCGATGCCTGCGCCCAACTGCACAAAGACGCCAAAGCCTGCGCCAACTGGGTGATGGGCGATGTCCAGCGCCGTCGCAACGACGAAGGCCTGAGCGTGGCGGACATTCCGGTGACGCCGGAACTGCTGGTCGGCATCCTCAAGCGGATTGACGATAAAACCATCTCCGGCAAGATCGCCAAGACCGTGTTCGACGAAATGTGGACCACGGGCAAAGATGCCGATACCGTCATTGACGAAAAAGGGCTCAAGCAGGTCACCGACACCGGCGCCATCGAAAAGATGGTCGATGATGTCATTGCCGCCAACCCGGCCCAGGCCCAGGAGTTCAGCGAAGGCAAAGACAAGCTGCTCGGCTTTTTTGTCGGCCAGATCATGAAGGCCAGCAAAGGCAAGGCCAACCCCGGCATGGTCAACGAACTGCTGCGCAAGAAGCTACGCGGCGAATAG
- a CDS encoding NAD(P)/FAD-dependent oxidoreductase: MTQNKTNPRILILGGGYAGVSTAVRLGRVAANVVLVNKHSYHHLTTLLHQPAVGRRGYTDLSVALRDVLPSSVDLVRGRVTAIHPEEKFASVRTRQGERRLDYDYLVITLGWEPEFYEIPGLSEHALTLENLNTSRLTKDRIEEALIAFDENPEQGWRRSIVIGGGGLSGVELAGELADSRKKFATAFDLRPEEISIHLVDGAPQLLHGLDPWLSQKTTDYLTEKGVQIHSATRIAQVKDRAVVFENGDTLDAGTVIWTGGVRANPLVEQSGFSVNHQGRAEVDDGLRCKAYPEVFILGDCALIKDQSGQPLPPTAQLAVQQGVWTSRNLRRVLQGKTCLPYKPVTRGIVLSIGRRYALGVVNGHRISGAPAGMLKDAIAYKYLLSIGGPLLALKKWWSWAAYAAAMRRS; this comes from the coding sequence ATGACACAGAACAAAACAAATCCGCGAATCCTGATTCTCGGCGGCGGGTATGCCGGAGTTTCAACGGCTGTGCGTCTTGGCCGTGTCGCTGCCAACGTCGTGCTGGTCAACAAGCATTCGTATCACCACCTGACCACCCTGCTCCATCAGCCGGCCGTGGGACGCCGCGGCTACACCGATCTATCGGTCGCCCTGCGTGACGTCCTGCCCTCTTCGGTTGACTTGGTACGGGGGCGGGTCACGGCCATCCATCCCGAAGAAAAGTTTGCCAGCGTGCGAACACGGCAGGGCGAGAGGCGACTGGACTATGACTACCTGGTTATTACCTTGGGCTGGGAGCCGGAATTCTACGAGATTCCCGGCTTGAGCGAACACGCTCTTACGCTGGAGAACCTCAACACCTCGCGACTCACCAAGGACCGGATTGAAGAGGCCCTCATCGCCTTTGATGAAAACCCCGAACAAGGATGGCGCCGCTCTATCGTCATCGGTGGCGGTGGGTTGTCCGGAGTGGAACTGGCGGGAGAACTGGCTGACAGTCGTAAAAAATTTGCCACGGCATTTGATTTGCGGCCCGAGGAGATTTCAATTCATCTGGTCGATGGCGCGCCACAACTGCTCCATGGCCTCGACCCGTGGCTTTCGCAAAAGACAACCGACTACCTGACGGAAAAAGGCGTACAAATCCATTCTGCCACGCGAATTGCACAGGTGAAAGATCGCGCCGTCGTGTTCGAGAACGGTGACACGCTTGACGCCGGCACGGTCATCTGGACCGGCGGTGTCCGGGCCAACCCTCTTGTGGAGCAATCCGGGTTCAGCGTCAACCATCAAGGCCGCGCCGAAGTCGACGATGGTTTACGCTGCAAAGCCTATCCAGAAGTGTTTATCCTCGGCGACTGTGCCTTGATTAAAGATCAGTCCGGACAACCGTTGCCGCCGACGGCTCAGCTCGCCGTTCAACAAGGGGTTTGGACGTCGCGCAATCTGCGCCGGGTGTTGCAGGGAAAAACATGTCTCCCCTACAAGCCGGTGACCCGCGGCATTGTCCTGAGCATCGGTCGTCGCTATGCCTTGGGCGTGGTGAACGGTCATCGGATTTCCGGCGCACCGGCCGGAATGCTCAAAGACGCCATCGCCTACAAATATCTCCTCTCCATCGGCGGACCGTTGCTGGCGTTAAAAAAATGGTGGAGCTGGGCAGCCTATGCCGCGGCCATGCGCCGAAGCTAG
- a CDS encoding VOC family protein yields MQPRISMITLGVHDLAAAIEFYEKGLGFPLMGPSADVAFFTLNGTWLGLYGRDALAEDAQVSGKGDGFEGFTLAHNVASEQEVDAVIAQAVDAGATLVKKPQKVFWGGYSGYFKDLDGHLWEVAHNPLFWIGPQEGQA; encoded by the coding sequence ATGCAACCAAGAATCAGCATGATTACTCTCGGCGTTCACGATCTTGCCGCAGCAATTGAATTCTATGAAAAAGGGTTGGGTTTTCCTCTTATGGGGCCGTCAGCCGACGTTGCATTTTTCACGTTGAATGGCACCTGGCTCGGGCTGTATGGCCGCGATGCCCTGGCGGAAGATGCCCAGGTGTCCGGCAAAGGGGATGGCTTTGAAGGATTTACGCTCGCCCATAATGTCGCATCTGAACAAGAGGTTGATGCGGTTATTGCCCAAGCCGTTGACGCCGGGGCCACGCTGGTAAAAAAACCGCAAAAGGTTTTCTGGGGCGGCTATAGTGGTTATTTTAAGGATCTTGATGGCCACCTGTGGGAGGTGGCTCATAATCCGTTATTCTGGATCGGCCCGCAAGAGGGTCAAGCCTGA
- a CDS encoding HDOD domain-containing protein — MSMTPEEIIKDINQLVSLPEVVIRANQLLDSPTADAEEIGEVINHDPALSAQLLKLVNSAFYHLPTKAETVSRAITVVGLNELRSLIFAATATETFQDLSPESMDMNAFWHRSVYCGLIAKKLSMALLGGSGETMFLTGLLHDIGRLILYSQLPKQAQQIVSEAEKSQSSLAAIEEKVLGFSSAQLGSALLESWELPQRLWEPIRFQTSPKNADDFQEEATLLKVARQITNCVEPELKSGQPVQLASLSKIAIHGLEIPRAQLELLISDASVECFDVLAIVNPNAGMIF; from the coding sequence ATGTCCATGACACCTGAAGAGATCATCAAGGATATCAACCAGCTTGTCTCACTACCGGAAGTGGTCATTCGCGCCAACCAGTTGCTCGATTCGCCAACGGCTGATGCCGAGGAGATCGGCGAGGTGATCAATCATGATCCGGCTCTTAGTGCTCAACTTCTCAAGCTGGTCAACAGTGCCTTTTATCATTTGCCCACCAAAGCTGAAACGGTTTCCCGCGCCATCACCGTGGTTGGCCTGAACGAATTGCGCTCACTGATTTTTGCCGCGACCGCGACCGAGACGTTTCAAGACCTATCCCCGGAAAGCATGGATATGAACGCCTTCTGGCACCGTAGCGTTTATTGCGGGCTAATTGCCAAAAAGCTCTCAATGGCGCTGCTCGGCGGCAGTGGTGAAACCATGTTTTTAACGGGCCTGCTGCATGATATCGGTCGTTTGATTCTCTACTCGCAACTGCCGAAGCAAGCCCAACAGATTGTCAGCGAGGCAGAAAAAAGTCAAAGCAGTCTGGCCGCAATTGAGGAGAAGGTTCTTGGCTTCAGTTCAGCCCAGCTCGGCTCGGCGCTGTTGGAAAGCTGGGAGTTGCCGCAACGGCTGTGGGAACCGATCCGTTTCCAGACATCACCGAAAAACGCCGACGACTTTCAGGAAGAGGCCACATTGCTGAAGGTGGCACGACAAATCACCAATTGCGTTGAGCCGGAACTGAAAAGCGGCCAACCGGTTCAGCTTGCCAGCCTGTCCAAAATCGCAATTCATGGCCTTGAGATCCCTCGCGCACAACTTGAGCTGCTGATCAGTGACGCCAGTGTTGAATGCTTTGATGTGTTGGCCATCGTCAATCCAAATGCCGGGATGATATTCTAA
- a CDS encoding LysR substrate-binding domain-containing protein: MAMTLRQLQIFAKVAERESVSRAAEEMALTQSAVSMALSELERYSDAPLFNRQGKRLHLNDRGRQLLPLVATLQRQYQEIEMFLDESLLKPRGILHVGASTTIGNYLMPELITRFSQSYPEATVLLQVGNAAQIETGLARGELDVGLSEGFQMNPALTARKWRDDELVIVTGPQHPWVTEKQIGPEQLQQAAWIVREHGSGTRDVFEAALKEKQISCTVAMELGHTEAIKKAVEAGAGCACLSRMAVQRELDHGWLVEIATCLNLKRDLILLTKEGSYRSILFQTFCDGLFHQTS, from the coding sequence ATGGCGATGACACTTCGACAATTACAGATCTTTGCCAAAGTCGCTGAGCGGGAGAGCGTTTCGCGGGCAGCCGAAGAGATGGCCCTGACTCAATCTGCGGTGAGTATGGCATTGAGTGAACTGGAACGCTATTCAGATGCGCCCCTGTTTAACCGTCAGGGCAAACGGCTGCATCTCAATGATCGCGGTCGCCAGCTCTTGCCTCTGGTGGCCACGTTGCAGCGCCAGTATCAGGAGATCGAGATGTTTCTCGACGAATCGCTGCTCAAACCGCGCGGAATCCTTCATGTCGGTGCCAGCACCACCATCGGCAACTACCTGATGCCGGAACTGATCACGCGATTCTCCCAGAGCTACCCCGAAGCCACGGTGCTGCTGCAGGTGGGCAACGCTGCACAAATTGAAACAGGACTGGCCCGTGGTGAGCTGGATGTGGGGTTAAGCGAAGGCTTTCAGATGAATCCGGCGCTGACGGCGCGTAAATGGCGCGACGATGAGTTGGTGATCGTCACCGGTCCACAACATCCTTGGGTGACGGAAAAACAGATCGGCCCCGAGCAACTGCAACAAGCCGCCTGGATCGTGCGTGAACACGGGTCGGGAACGCGTGATGTGTTTGAGGCGGCACTGAAAGAGAAGCAGATCAGCTGCACGGTAGCAATGGAACTAGGCCATACCGAGGCGATTAAAAAAGCCGTTGAAGCGGGTGCGGGCTGCGCCTGTCTGTCGCGTATGGCGGTTCAGCGCGAACTCGATCACGGCTGGCTGGTTGAAATAGCGACCTGTCTCAACCTCAAACGGGATCTAATCCTGCTGACAAAAGAGGGAAGTTATCGCTCGATTTTGTTTCAGACGTTTTGTGACGGTCTGTTCCACCAGACGTCATGA
- a CDS encoding putative sulfate exporter family transporter — protein MNNELIRKIIFVLCLLLCFLPWMDAAYALLLGIVLSMTLGNPWPKQAAQSSKKLLQLSVIGLGFGLSLGEVWTTGRESIIYTLVGICFTLLLGMLLGRLFKVDKTTASLVAFGTAICGGSAIAAMAPVLKAEDDEIAVSLATVFTLNAVALFLFPVVGHLLHLNQTLFGTWAGMAIHDTSSVVGAASVYGAKALAVGTTVKLSRALWITPIVLVVSWRNRSTGKKAFPLFIVGFILAAAISTLVPQFATQWHWLARIAKQLLIVTLFLIGAGLSRELFRRVGVRPLLQGVTLWLLVGSLTLVALELFGIA, from the coding sequence ATGAACAATGAACTGATCCGAAAAATAATTTTTGTCCTCTGCCTGCTGCTTTGTTTTCTCCCCTGGATGGATGCGGCCTATGCACTGTTGCTGGGGATTGTGTTGAGCATGACCCTCGGAAATCCCTGGCCGAAGCAGGCGGCCCAGTCGAGCAAGAAACTGTTGCAGTTGTCGGTTATCGGCCTTGGGTTCGGATTGAGCCTGGGAGAGGTTTGGACCACCGGTCGCGAGTCAATTATCTACACTCTGGTCGGCATCTGCTTTACCCTGCTGCTTGGCATGCTGCTTGGCCGTCTGTTCAAGGTGGATAAGACAACTGCCTCACTGGTCGCGTTTGGCACCGCCATCTGTGGTGGTAGCGCTATTGCCGCCATGGCACCGGTACTCAAAGCCGAAGACGATGAAATTGCCGTGTCTCTGGCCACGGTGTTCACCCTTAATGCCGTCGCCCTGTTTCTGTTTCCGGTGGTCGGTCACCTGCTGCATCTCAACCAGACCCTGTTCGGGACCTGGGCCGGTATGGCCATCCACGATACCAGCAGCGTCGTTGGTGCTGCATCGGTGTATGGCGCCAAAGCCCTGGCCGTTGGCACCACCGTCAAGTTGTCCCGCGCATTGTGGATCACACCGATTGTGCTGGTGGTCTCTTGGCGTAACCGCTCCACCGGTAAGAAGGCGTTTCCCTTGTTTATCGTCGGTTTCATTCTGGCCGCAGCCATCAGCACCCTGGTGCCGCAATTTGCGACACAGTGGCATTGGCTGGCGCGTATTGCCAAACAATTGCTGATCGTGACTTTGTTTCTGATTGGCGCCGGATTGAGCCGTGAGCTGTTTCGGCGCGTCGGGGTACGGCCGCTGTTGCAGGGGGTGACGCTGTGGTTGCTGGTGGGGAGCTTAACTCTGGTTGCCCTTGAACTGTTCGGTATCGCCTGA